In Salvelinus fontinalis isolate EN_2023a chromosome 8, ASM2944872v1, whole genome shotgun sequence, the genomic stretch TCAACCTTTCATTCTCTTTCAGAATATCCTCTTACACGCACCCttttataatataatttccctGTTACTCTTTTATATCATCCCCCAACTTCTTACTACAAGCCTTTCTTTTGAAGGCTCGGGAAAAGAGAGCGACAAAATGGAGGCAAAAGGAAAGTGTTTCTGACATACAGTTACAAAAGATGGTACATTACTAGCAGAGGGGAGTAGTTGCTGGGCCCGTGGGAGACAAagggtggaaggagggagggagagggatagagtagATGCACACAAGACCACAGTGTCATAGGAGTCCTGAAAGTGCAAGAAAGTTCAGCCACGTTGGGGACACTCACTTTCGTATTTGTCGTTATCTAGCGTCATCGAATCAGCAGCGTACAGGAcatatgtcccccccccctctcgccACATTCTCCTAACTGTTCTCGCAtactttctctctgcctctttctctccccttagCCAGCCCGCTCTGTCCCTTTCGACCTTTTCCACTAGCTATGGGATTTCGAGTAGCTACATTCTTTACTGTGGCTCTCCCCTAAGCAAGCCCCCTTTGTCCTCCTAACCTCTCACTATAGGACTTAGGGACTCAAGGGGCTGTGGTTCAGATGAGGCTCCACTCTGCTAACTGTGGGACTGAGGCTGGATGCTGGAGCAATCCGACACTAGCAGGTCCACCACCGTGTTTCCGCTGACGTAGAAGTTTGGGGCGGACACCATGTTGCCAAGGGACACGGAGGAGCTGGATGCCCCACTAGAGGGGACAGGGCCGGGAGATCCCCCTTGGCCCCCTGTGCTGTGGGTGCCCATGTGGCCCTGCAGCTGGGTGGGGGTCTTGCAGTGCACCCCGCACAGCTGGCACACAAGGACACCGCCGGAGCTCGTGCCGCCGAAGACGCCAGCGCTCTCCTTCCACTCCTGGCCATGGTGCTTCTGGGCGTGGACGCGCAGGTAGGTCAGAGTGGTGAAGCCTGGAGGAGACGCAGAGAGTTAGCAGTTAGTATCATTTCAAGGCTTTACAAGTAATGCTTTATAGCGCGGGTCCCCAAAAGGCAGGTGATTTTATTTGgcaccccaagttttctgagcaaaaaaataaacattgttggactaagactgtaaaaacaacagCAAATCTGCTCCAAGTGATTTTGATTTTAGAAATCTGTTCCAAATTATTCCCACGCATGAtaaagagatatacagtacagtcaaaggtttggacacacctactcatttaagggtttttctttattttttactattttctacattgtagaataatattgaagacatcaaaactatgaaataacacatatggaatcatgtagtaaccaaaaaagtgttaaataaatcaaaatatattttagattcttcaaagtagccaccctttgccttaatgacagctttgcacacttttggcattctctcaaccagcttcacctgtaatgcttttccaacagtcttgaaggagttcccacatatgccgagcacatgttgactgcttttccttcactctgcggtccaactcatcccaacccatctcaattgggttgaggttaggtgattgtggatgccaggtcatctgatgcagcactgcatcactctccttggtaaaaatagcccttacacagcctggaggtgtgttgggtcactgtccagttgaaaaacaaatgatagtcccactaaacgcaaactagatgggatggcgtatcgctgaagaatgctgtggtagccatgctggttaagtgtgccttgaattctaaataaatcactgacagtgtcaccagcaaagcacccccacaccatcacacctcctcctctatgcttcacagtgggaaacaCACAAGCAGAGATCAtcggttcacctactctgcgtctcacaaagacacggcagttggaaaaTCTCCAAATCTCATgactcgtcagaccaaaggacagatttccaccggtctaatgtccattgctcgagtttcttggcccaagcatgtcatttcttcttattggtgtccttaagtaatggtttctttgcagcaatttgaccatgaaggcctgattcacacagtctcttctgaacagttgatgttgagatgtgtctgttatttgaactctgtgaagcatttatttgggctgcaatgtatgaggctggtaactctaatgaacttatcctctgcagcagaggtaactctgggtcttcctttcctgttgtggtccttatgagagtcagtttcatcatagtgcttgatgttaattgtgactgcacttgaagaaactttcaaagttcttgaaatgttccagattgactgaccttcatgtcttaatttTATCTTTGCTTGTTTGACCTGTAATTGCCATAATATggccttggtcttttaccaaatggagccatcttctgtataccacccctactttgtcacaacacaactgattggccaaaggcattatgaaggaaagaaattcccaaAATTAACTTAAGACACACCTGTTCATTTAAACGCATTCCAGGctgaggctggttgagagaatgccaagagtgtgcaaaactgtcatcatcAACTTTTCGTGAACCCATCAAACAATCTGGGGTGTTGACAGACACTCACTGCGGTTACAGAGATGGCAGGCGTGGTGCTGCGATTGGTTGTGCACCCTCATGTGATCGGTGATGTAGGCAGCAGACAGGAGCTTGCCGCATATATGGCACGGGACCTTCTCCTCGTGGCGGATCATATGGGCACGTAGCCGGTCCCTCGTGGCGAAGCTGGATTCGCACGTCTAAACACATCGAGAGTTATGAGGTTATCATTAAAGATACAGAGAAAGCAGTAGTTTAACCCTCTAGAGTTCAAGCTCTGTCTCAGCcgttttttattacattttttattttaagacCGCTTAATGTATCCaagaaatgtataaaaacattATTGGATTAATTtggcattactgctattagcattgaataacagatagtcctcacaaaaaatctaaaggaagtttgttctgaagtgtctctcctatatctgagagataaggAAGTTTTTATTTTTagacatgtatttaaccccttattttaggcactaaactatctcaatatatacagtgcattaagaaagtattcagacccctccacttttcccacattttgttacgttacagccttattctaaaatgtatacaataaaaaaaaaatcatcatcaatctatacacaataccccataatgacggaGAACACCACCACGTTCGTGAGAGTCATCTTTCAACAGATTGGTCTTAATACTTTGTAGGCCAAACCAGTCGGACGCTACAGCCGTTTTTATGAGAACAGccattttcgggatgtctcatggtctgacaaacaccgctctagctctgccaccacCGCAGATGCAGAAGGGCGATATCAGCGGATgcacagcccatgcaaaaaaatcTTTAGCTTAAACagatggattttgatggggatttttgtattatgatAATTAGATTTCCGCGTGGGAAGCGGAAATTGTACACTCAGGGTTAATTGGGTTTgggatcaattccatttcaattcagtcaattcaggaagtaaactcaaATTCCAACTCCAAAgaaaattggaatttcagttcacttcctgaattgactgaattgaaatggaattgatcccAACCCCAATTTTATTACAATGGATAATTATGGTACAAAGGATGTAAGGTACAGAGAAGCAAATTCATGGTTAACAATGACTGTATTGAAATTTGAGaggtgtaaaaaatatataaagtagCACAAACATCAAGTACCGGACACTTGAAGGGTCGTTCAGAAGAGTGGACTTGTCTGACGTGACTGTTGAGATGGTCGGGCCTGAAAGAAGTAAGACAGGAAGGGTTGAGACCACAATACCTTGTTATACACTTTCTCCAGCTGAAAATGTGAACTTCCAAACTCAAACTTTGTCAGATGTCTTTTGAGAGAAGTTCAAGTCCCAGGGCGTGTGTTGTGTAGATACAGCTAAATGCCACAAACCAATATGAATGAAAAAGATAAAAGATTTGTGGTGCTTAAATTCTCTATTCATTTTGGGTTGAGCCTTACAGCTGCATCTTCACAACTAAAGGCATGGGATGTGGACTCTTCTTGACTACTTATGAGGTCTAAAACATCTGACAAACTCTTTGGAGTGTATCACAGACACAAAGCGTAAGAAAGCGGCTtgaaatacagagagagggagaggcaatatatgaaaaaaaaatctgttgcctgccctaatgaacacaaccctgatctCTGGCCTATAGCGTGCCATTCTCACCTGGAGAAAGCCTTGGCACAGTGGGGGCACACGTAGGGTTTCTCCACACCACCTTGGTGAGAGCGCACGTGGTGGCTCATGCGGTCCTTCCTCTTGAACCTCTGCTGGCAGATGGGGCAGGAGAAGGGTTTCTCATCCGAGTGGGAGAGACGGTGTCGGTTAAGGTGGTACACATCTCGGAAGGCCTTCCCGCACGTTTCACAAGCGTGATTCTTCCGCACAGGGTTTGGGTTCGATGGcctctaggggggggggtgggggggtgaggaggagaacaaacatagtttttttatgtattgtCGGACATGACTATTACACATGCCTTGTTGATTATTTACATATCACATTGTCGATTCTCTGTGTCTTTCCGAACCACGCAGACACACATCATTTCTCTGGACCGTTTGCATAAAATGCTGAATTCCCTCTATTGAAAATAAGGCTTTTCCACAATCTCCATAAAGACCATGCAAGAGAAACCTAAAGTATAGTTTTCCTTTTCACGGACGACGACAACAACAACCTCCAGAAGCACCCTGACCCACCTGTACTGTCGCCCCCGCCCCCATGTCAACAGCTGCAGGAGGAGCATGGGGGTTAACGCTAGCCACTACGCTTGCCATGGCAACCTCTTCGCCATCCTGACTACCCACAGTTGGCTGCTGGGACGCCAGCAGtctgggaggggggagagggggaggaacggAGAGGTGGAGCAGAGTGAGGGGGACCGTGTACCTCTCCGTCCTACCTCCCGACACCACCTGCGCTGGGCCGGCACCATTGCCaccctcctttgccccctcctCCTGCTCCCCTGCTCGCTTCATGCGTACCCCGGTGTGGACCGACTGGTGCCGCCGCAGGTTGTAGTTGTTCTTGAACTGCTTGCTGCATATGGCACAGATGTGGGGCACACGGGCAGGCCGGGACACCGTCTTCACTGCAGGACGGAAGacgggaagaagagagggaatgagagaggaagacagggagaggaaaTGCACATTAATAATAATATCCCTATCAATTCAAAATATAATAGTATGAAGACTAACACGTTATGCTTATAACAGGATAACAGACCACTTGTTTGACAATCTACATTACTTCCTTTTCAACTTAATTGCTGATAACGGCTGAAGAAGCAATGGTGTTTCACAACCCATGATTCTCTCACCAGGTAAGGGTTCTTCATTGAGGGCAGCAGTGTCCACCGTGGAAGGAGGATGGATTATGTGCTCTGTGGGAGGGGTCTGAGGAGAGGCCATATGGACTGGTAAGAGTTCGGATTGGAGGGCCCCCTCCACTTGGTTTTGGGTGGGAGTAGTCTGGAGAAATAAACACAGCCATCAGCAAAAAGTCACTGCATTGTCTAGGGCAGCTATTCCCAAACTGGGTACGTGCAATGCCGTCggggtacaccaaataaaaatgtgattcacatttaaaaaaatattttttttttttaaatataaatatataaaaaatatatatatatatatattaaaaaaacattcttcacattttcaaaacatttatattttccaacggggctatacatttgggcgAGGTTTTTTTCctcacctgagtagcctcgtttcactgcaaAAATacaatgaaaccatctagtgttcagcgaaacaacaacacaatgtcaaatacaggtagcctagtcaaataattaacatccaatcacattaaccgttactcttgtgggaattccactaacggtcagtacgtagctgctgctcattccgtttgctcgaaaattgataaatggttaaaacAAGTAAGGCCATAGaaacacataccagctctactggtagtactgctactaccagcagtactacacctgcacctgtcgacaacACAAGTTGTtatgcttccacgagcacatccaatgctagcatcagtaattctacactTGTTGTTAGCCCaactagcatggacactgacagttgtgaatctgatgcagccgaagagctcctacccccttacccgggaaagcaccgaataacagacagggacgttggaccatcgaagaggcacaaatatgatgagaactacattgattggGGTTCACTTATACTGGGAGTAgtacctttcctcagccacagtgtgttatatgtgcaaaagtactatgtCACAACTCAAGGAAACCTTCACTCTTaagcagacatttagaaacaaaacagaccaatatgaaaaataagccacgggagttttttgagcgagaattaagacaactttcgagtagtaagacatgtataaaagcaacagataccattaataaggagctagaagcatcttatatggtgagctaccaagtggctaggacaggcaagccccatactattgtggaggacttaattattcccgctgctgcggatatggctgggacaatgctgggggaaaaggcaaaaaaaactatacagacaatatctccatcaaacaacactgtttcacgatgcatcagtgacatggcagatgttttgaaacaattactgcttcatatacaagccagtgaattctatgcgttacagctggatgagtcaacagacgtggcgggcctggcacagctcctggtatatatccgtcacgtttatggggggtcaattaaggaagacattctcttctgcaaaccacagGAAACCAGAACaatattttttaagtactggacagctttgtgacatcaaatggactttggtggtcaagatgtgttggtaactgtactgatggcacaaaagccatgacagggagacatagtggagtggtaacgtgcgtgcaagcagttgctcctgacgccacttgggtacactgcagcatccaccaagagactcttgctgccaaaggaatgcctgacagcttgaaagacgttttggacactacagtgaaaatggtcaactttgttaaagcaaagtccctgaactcttgtgtattttctgcactatgcaatgatatgggcatgttacgcttttacaacatacagaagtgcgatggttatcaaggggcaaagtattgacacgtgtttttttttaattgagagaagAGCTTTGTTTTCTTCAC encodes the following:
- the LOC129860398 gene encoding myc-associated zinc finger protein-like isoform X2, producing the protein MDAAWSNFLFQTTPTQNQVEGALQSELLPVHMASPQTPPTEHIIHPPSTVDTAALNEEPLPVKTVSRPARVPHICAICSKQFKNNYNLRRHQSVHTGVRMKRAGEQEEGAKEGGNGAGPAQVVSGGRTERYTVPLTLLHLSVPPPLPPPRLLASQQPTVGSQDGEEVAMASVVASVNPHAPPAAVDMGAGATVQRPSNPNPVRKNHACETCGKAFRDVYHLNRHRLSHSDEKPFSCPICQQRFKRKDRMSHHVRSHQGGVEKPYVCPHCAKAFSRPDHLNSHVRQVHSSERPFKCPTCESSFATRDRLRAHMIRHEEKVPCHICGKLLSAAYITDHMRVHNQSQHHACHLCNRSFTTLTYLRVHAQKHHGQEWKESAGVFGGTSSGGVLVCQLCGVHCKTPTQLQGHMGTHSTGGQGGSPGPVPSSGASSSSVSLGNMVSAPNFYVSGNTVVDLLVSDCSSIQPQSHS
- the LOC129860398 gene encoding myc-associated zinc finger protein-like isoform X1 translates to MDAAWSNFLFQTTPTQNQVEGALQSELLPVHMASPQTPPTEHIIHPPSTVDTAALNEEPLPVKTVSRPARVPHICAICSKQFKNNYNLRRHQSVHTGVRMKRAGEQEEGAKEGGNGAGPAQVVSGGRTERYTVPLTLLHLSVPPPLPPPRLLASQQPTVGSQDGEEVAMASVVASVNPHAPPAAVDMGAGATVQRPSNPNPVRKNHACETCGKAFRDVYHLNRHRLSHSDEKPFSCPICQQRFKRKDRMSHHVRSHQGGVEKPYVCPHCAKAFSRPDHLNSHVRQVHSSERPFKCPVLDTCESSFATRDRLRAHMIRHEEKVPCHICGKLLSAAYITDHMRVHNQSQHHACHLCNRSFTTLTYLRVHAQKHHGQEWKESAGVFGGTSSGGVLVCQLCGVHCKTPTQLQGHMGTHSTGGQGGSPGPVPSSGASSSSVSLGNMVSAPNFYVSGNTVVDLLVSDCSSIQPQSHS